The genomic region AGAGGGTGAGTATGGGACATACACtcatacaaacatacacacacacacacatagaagGACATGCTCCTCCAACTGCCACCATTCGATCCCCGGAGCAATTACAAGCCGATTGTTGAAATAACATAATTTTGATGAAATGTTGAACCAGAAGCGAGATGATGTTTggcttttgcttttttaaaaaGATGGCACGCTAGTAGTAGCAGCAGTTTGTGGTAGTAACAGTAGTAGAAATAgtagtagtggtggtagtagtaaTATTCCGTTTAGCGGTAGTAACATGTTTAGCTAGTTTTTCAGCGGTAAATGATGGGGCGCGCGACTATAGTTCGACTATATTTACACGATTGAACGGAAGGAATGATTGTGGTGATTGTGGGTAGAGTAAAGATGGGCACGGGGAAGATAATTTCTATCGTTTTTTCATCGCGGGGGAAGTGAACGGCCTTCTTATGGTTTGCAAGTGAAGTCCGTCGCATATTACTTGCAagtatttttttgtatgattttGCATCATCGCATGTAATTCTACCGATTCTATTTCCTCCATTCACTTAAACACGctgtattgtatttttttgctGTTACCAACTAAAGGAACTAGAACTGAGTGAAGGAGAAAACCCCCATGCACAAAGATTGGTGGTTTGTTGGTTGCGGGTGACCAGTGTgacaaacgaagaaaaatttcaaacaaaagtaCTCTACTGGCATTCCTTTTCTATTCTAGGCTCTAAACGAGAGAAAGGGAACTGAAACAAATAATCCAACGCTCTTCACAAATCATTGGCTACATCTAGATGGTTTCCGAACGGATacgtgtgttttttctcttatttttgttgtgttaTCCTTAAGAAACGAAGGATGTTGGTAAATGGCAGGATGTTGTAAACGAAAGGTTCTGTAGAAGAGGGGCAAACCCATTCGCAACCCACACCACGGCCACTTCTTGTCACCGTTGATCGATTTTTTTACTTCTAAGGCTAACGTTTCCCGTTTTGCGATCAACAGGGAGCTTCAAATTTCATTTCCTCATTCGAATCATTTCCTTTGGAgggatttgtttttgagaaaTAGAACAAACATTTCTTCTTCTCACACACTTCGGGCACCTTCCGAAGAGATTCTCTTAATCGAAACACGTTCTTCGCTCTACGAACTagtatttacaaaaaaaggaaaaacaatcaaacaatcgTACACATAAAATGATacaacaaatataaaatacaGCTGCTCCAAAGGAGGCTCTGGAGGAAGGTGAAATTTAAAGTACTCCTGTTGATGCGAGTCGCATTCCTTAGCAGCTTAACGTATATCGATCAAGGTGGCCGTTGAGACGGTGGTGGAGAACGACTCCATGGCAACGATCTGCTCAGGCTGTTGCTGCTTCAGTTGCGCTTCGCTTAGACTTCCGTCGAGCGACCATAGTTGCCGCCGGTCGAGGGCGCACCAGCGCCGCTGGGAGGGGCCCCCGGGGCCGAGGTGCCGCTAGAGACTCCCGCACTGGCTGTTAGAGCTGCTACCGTAGCGGCATCTTCGGTACGGGAGGGTTTCCGCTCGCGCCGTATAGCTccactgctgttgctgttgctgctgctgttgctcggGATGATGGTGGTAGTGGTCACTGCGGCCCCGGTGATGTTGCCGTTGTTCAGGAGCTGGTGCGGGTGCGGATGCTGATGCGGATGCTGCGACATCATAGGACCAGGACCAGCAGTATGCGGATGGTGCAGGTTGGTAGTAGCCGGTGGTGCTGCCGCTGCCTGCTGAGAGGACACCGATGGACCCACCGAAACGATCACTCCGGTGGAAGGGGCCACCGCCGGAtgcagatgatgatggtgctgcgACGCCTGCTGCgactgctggtgctgttgatgGTGATGGATTTGCTGATGATAGATGGCACCCATGAGGGCAGCGGGATGCTGCCCGGCATGCATGATTATCTGACCGGAGGTGTTGCTATGCGGGAGCATTCGTACTTTGATATCGCTACGTGAGCCAGTGCTTGCGGAGGTGGATTGAAATGATATCGACATTCCACTATCTAACGAGCCGACGCTACCACGGCGTTGCGGTTTTTCATTGCCAACTAAACGATGGATGCAAATTTTGCGCGGCGATTTGCggtagagttttttttttcaagacacAAGACACACAAGAAAGGTTTTCACAAGAACGGTcacgagagaaaaaagagagaaacgaaacgaaaagaaaagaagaaaaaacagcgcTGTGGTGAAATGATGCTTGCCCAATGATGATGAATGATGAATGCATAAAAATGACTTGCGGCGCGAGTCGTCAGTAGTAGGTGAGTATattattttatcgtttttagGATGAAGGATGAAAATGGAACTGGCGAAAAAGCCGTGGCGAAGGACGGGGGGGGAAAGGACAGAGAAGAAATGGTACACGAGCGGGGGGAATGGGGGCTTTTGTTAAGTCTTGCCTCACAGTTGGTTGGTTAAAGGAGTATGCACAGTTATGTTAgcaaattttataaaagaaaacatagtACAACACAAAAACCCATCGACCCAAAAGACAGGAATGTTGTAGAGGTTGTTCATTCCGAGGAGGGACTTACTAAAGTCGGAACCAAGTAGGGGATTCGTTCTTCATTTCCTGGTTTAGGCTACGCTTTCCTTCTTACCTCACTATTGGTTGATATCACAATTTCACGATGATCGCTCGATCGTCGTAGTTCGCTTTTTTGAAAAGCCATTGCTATAGCAGGACCTTTTCACTTGGAATAATCTCTCCCAAATACGGTATTACTTATAAGACCGCCATCTTTCCAATGGTAACTACGTTCACAAACATCTCTGCCAGTCCTACATTACAGAAGGATGGAGGAAAGttttcttgctttttggcACCTTGTTGGAACGGAATTATCCTTACTTAGTATAGGTTATGTACTACTTAAGTAGGGAATAGATATTTATCACAAAATTGCTGTGCACCATGGACCTTCATTCTACGCGCTTGTTGAAACCGTTTCCGTAAACCTAACTTTATTCGATGAACGATGCAACATCCCTACGTTCCTTCATCAAACCCTTGTTTTGCCTTTTGTAAAAAACGATGTATTTCAACGAATCCTtgtatttcattttcgtttggGGGTTGTTCCTCCAAGTGCAAGCAAATGAGTGTAAGCAAACACAACAATGAGAAACTGATGATAGTAGTGTCTAGTTCTGGGGGATTTTGAAATGATTTGATAAACTCATTCCGTgtgcctttttgttttgcttgtgcaGCACGAACTAACTTTGCGGAAGCTCTTTATGACAGAGAAGCGTTACGCAGCACAAACGAATAACGAGAACAATCAACAACTGCAGGGAGAGAGAATGGTTTGTCTAAGCCTGCTAGGAAAAAAGCGTGGGCAAACGTGTTGGcgcaaagtaacaaaaaaaacataacctaAAAACACGTCGGTACGCACTACCTCTCTCTCGCTCCCTCGTTGTAAAAGCAAACGGAAGTAACCGAAATGTAACGAAACTGTGCAGGTTGTTGTTCCTTCCCGTGGTGGGTTGCGGAAGTGAACGGATGCAAGGATGGAGAAGTTCGGGGGGTATGGATGGAGTTCGTAGGTGAAGTAGTAGGTGGTAGCAGTAGTGGTACAAGGTACTGGTtggtttggtggtggtgtttggtAGGTAGCAACGTGACGGAAGTTCTTCGAGGTACTTAACAACTCCTCCCAGCGCGCGCGCCCGCCGCCCGTTCAGAATGACTTACATTGTTCGTGCATATCGAGGAGCGAGTTGCTGAGGGCGCTGCGCTTCAGCTGCGCCTCGCTGTGGGTGTGCGCGAGTCCACACTCGTTCGGCGAGACCCCGCCGACACCGGTCAGCGCACCGAGCGTACCACTGCCGGGCGGGTACTGGCCGGCGCACACCTCCACGTCGGCGACGCCACTGTCGCGGTTCTCGCTGTTGTTGGCACGGGTTCCGCGGGCCGACTTCTGCCGCTCGAGTTCGGCTTCGATGCGAAGCGTCTCCATTTCGTCCATCTCGCTGATCGACTCGCGCAGATCCTCGGCGAACTTGCACCGGTCGTGCTCGTTGCGAGCGTTGAACGTTACCAGCACCTTGCCGTCGACCTTCTGCGACAGGCGGATGCAGAACTGATAGTCTAAAAGTGGACGAAGAGAAAACGGGATTAGTTCCTCTTCCTGACACTCCTGATAGTTTGCCTTTACTTACTTGGAACATCGAGCAGTGTAACGACCATTCCACAAAGCGTATAGCTGTTGCGGAACGTGTACGTGACGGAGGACTTCTTCTTGCTGAAGATCTTCGTGATGACGAGCAGATCGTTGAACAGGAACACCTCCCTCTGGTGTACGCCCGGCCGTTCCTTCTTGTTGATGTCCGGAATCTCGTACAGGCGACAGTAGCACACGAGCCGCCGGTGGGGCAACGCCAGGTTCGGCTTCTTGCCTACGATCGTTGCCTGCACCTTCATGACCTGCGTCACGTGATCGGAGCCGGGTTTGAACTCGTTCGCCTTGACCCGCTCATAGATGCCGTTCAGCATGTCCCGATCGATGTCGTGACAATCGTCGATGCCACGCAGGTTCTTGATGAAGTCGTCGCACCGCATTCGCCGCTCCGGCTTCAGGTTCGGCGTGTGCAGATCCGTGTTGAGCATGATGATGGCAAACGCCAGCACAAACACGGTGTCGTGCGAGCGTAGCCGCGACACGATGTCACTGTTGCACTGGCAGTAGCGGGCCGAGAACACCTCCATCAACCGTTCGATCTTTTGCGCCTCACCCGGCATCCGGAAGTAGCCCTGGAACTTGCGCAGCGCCACATCGACCTGCATGCCGGACAGGTCCAGTTCGCCGGCGAAGCAGTCCAGCACCGCCATATTGAACGGATTCTGCAGGTTGCCCAGGTACTCGCCGATCATCTGCCGCGAGAGACCCTTGCGCGAGATCAGGAAGCGGGCGACGCCCTGCGGTGTGTTCTCGAGGAAGCCCTTCCGGATGAGATAGGTGATTCCGCGCTCCGGTTTCTTGTTGAACAAGTTCAGCCCGACGCGGTACTGCCGCTTGCGGATTGTCTCCGACACCTTGTAGCTGGTCGGCGTGTGGACGATCTGATCGTGCTGTTCCATCGAGTACTGGGCGGCGCTCGTGTGCGAGCTGAGGCATTCACTTTCGATGCTGGCGATGGTGGCGTTGGCACTTACGCCTCCACCCGTCGACGCCGTTACACCGCCGGCCGTCGTGACCGAGGTGCTCGAGAGGGATCTGCCAGCGACCACCACCTGCGCCACCTCCGTGCTGCTTGCACTCATCAGCATATGATCGGGCGATTGGGCCGGCAGCATCGGGATGCTTCCACTCTGGCTGCTGCCGGGGCCCTTGCGCTTCCACTGCGGTGAACTCGACCGATCCGAGCCGATCTCCGGCCCAATGCTAACCCCCGCGAGACCACGTTCCGCCGACGCCGACGAATCGCTGCCGGAAGACTGCACCGAGCTGAGACTTCCGTTCTCCGCCGTCTTGCACAATCCGTTCGGACGCAGCGAACGACTGGGTGTGTGCTGACCCGCTCCTCCCGGTCCCGTGATGCTGCTCGTGCGCTTCGGCACCTCCGGCGGCACTTTGCGTCCACTGGCGCTCGACGTGCTTCCGCTGCTGCCACCCGAGCTGCCGATTCCGATACCGCGCGGGCGCATGTAGATCTGGGCGGCCGTGTAGTGCGGCGTGTACGGGCTTTGGTGCGTGCTGGCCGTCTGCGAGTTCCACGACAGGTTCATCGACGACACGGTCGAGTCCAGCTGGGAGCTACTGCTCGCTCCGCTCACGTTCAAATCTTGCGATCCGTACTGACTTTGGtactggtgctgctgctgctgatggtgatgcaGGGCGGCCGCATGCTGTAACGAGGCCTGGGGCGACGGGGACACACCCACCGGTGCATAGCCGTAACCGGCGGCAAGTTGTGCTTGTTGTGCGGCCTGCAGTTGCGCCTGCTGTTGATGGAGGATGTTGACATGTGGATGAGAgtactgttgctgttgttgctgttgttgctgggaTGCGGTTCCCGTGACCATTTGGGTTGGGCTCTGACTCCACGAGGTGATGGGAGCCGGTGCGGGTGAGGCCGTTCCGGATTGGCTGCGTGGAATCGGGCTCGAATCCATACGGCGTTCCCGTAGCGACATCGAACGAACGGGCGTTACCCGATGATGCAACGTTCCGGGAGGTGTCGCAGAAATTctacaatgaaatgaaaaggaaTTAGCACCCGGTGTGTGGTGGTTACTTCTGAAGCGGAAAAACTTACGTCGCACAGACACGTTGCTGGCCAACCATGGTACCGTCCTCGGTAGCATAGATCTGACCATCCTCCAGCTGATGGTGCGAGTGATGGATCATGTCCAGCTCACCgccttgctgctgctgctgctgctgctgttgttgctgcaccCTACGGCTCATGCGTTTCTCCGCCTTAGCCATCGCCGTGATCGAGGCAAACTTCTTCACCATCGTGTAGTGGCGGAAGGCGCGCTGAATCGTAAGGGCCGCGTTTCGTGCCTTCACTCCGCCGTACTTGCGCTCCAACAGTTCGATCTGCTTGTCCAACAGATCCTGCGACAGTTCATACCTGAAGGCGAGagaagcgagagagagagagaaatgaaTATCAACAAAGCTCGATATCGGGGTAGATCCCTCACACAAGAAACCTATTCCCGGTTCGGAGGTTATGCGACAACTACCGACGGCGAACTGCGTATTAATTAAGCCGAAATGCTCGGGAAAAACCAGTGCTCGCGTTGGGGGGAAAAGCCATATCTCATCATGTCGctaccctttttttccctcctccctctCGGTGGACAAACACTTGCATTGGAAAGGGTATCTAAATTTAGAGCTAAACCGTTCCAACTCCTCGTCCAAACGACGGGGGGCAAAAGTGACCGACCGAAATGCTACCGCTACACCATCGGTTGGCATCCTCTTCAAGAACCCTTCTCTATATGGGGAAAAGTGGGATCACCTGTCATCTATGGAATATTATAAGTAATGGGGGGGAGGTGTACCCGATCCTCCTCCGTCGCAGAATGAGATCAACCGGGATGAAGTTGAAGATGAAGACTGTCGGTTTCACTTTGGACACACCATCCATTTCCTGGAGACCCCACCATCGAACGCACAAGGGACATTTATTAGCCACCGTTCGGACGTCGTCCATCATTAACCGactttccccctcccctcccagcTTCCCATCTTCTGCCAAACGCGGAGTTTccgaaaatttaattaacacaCTCTTCCGATTCGCctcaacgatttttttttttggctgccaatggaaaaaagagaaatgcTTCAATAAGCGGCGCAACCCCCGGAATTcggtggagggaaaaaccaaTGAAAATGAACTGACGATGGGAAAAgcgaattttttaattttgcctCCAACGACCGCTTGCAGGTGTCGctcatgtgtgtatgtgtctgaGGTATTTGCGTGCCTAACGGACTGTGAATCCGCACTATAAATAACGGACCACAAGGGGGATGTGCTGTTAAATTTTACGAGTTTAGCACCCCGCACTTTATTATAGTTTAGCTAAAGTCAGCGAAATCCGTTTTTCCAGCGACCTTTCCCAAGGGCGATGGTTTCccgcctcccccccccctttccggGGAAGAAGTAGAACAAAACGTGAGTACTTCGGTTCGGATTTGctccccattttttttttcttcgtttttgctA from Anopheles coustani chromosome 3, idAnoCousDA_361_x.2, whole genome shotgun sequence harbors:
- the LOC131271933 gene encoding uncharacterized protein LOC131271933 — translated: MLDSELYPRGGDTHHGQHGHHHHHHHHHHYKSPHHRHYHSPSPHHHHGGERERERERERERKSRSSPRHHHLQHSDGERLKYQNAFSSSVGNVANGGAASSSSEKSSYYKLYPHQQHILTGSGSGGGGGYFDLSDKLDSLHLGGSRGSEKGSSLISGSGGSGISAGGDSNNNKHHHLHNTSGGSPGSVLSDATTAAGSGSNASGASSKKRTIVLVGDGRSRVRRVVRTQTRQITVVSYSGRKKETETHTSHHATIVSFPQKIDRPAQIYSTHHHHPSGGSVASASGNNGLCGSVGGSGGSSAASYVYVHQQPQHPHQQQQLSASAHQQHYVSPQQLTYHLHSATGGTGNNGYHHHGSHQNIATPTLHKKGSIRSNGDVLKRTRVQNAYELSQDLLDKQIELLERKYGGVKARNAALTIQRAFRHYTMVKKFASITAMAKAEKRMSRRVQQQQQQQQQQQGGELDMIHHSHHQLEDGQIYATEDGTMVGQQRVCATISATPPGTLHHRVTPVRSMSLRERRMDSSPIPRSQSGTASPAPAPITSWSQSPTQMVTGTASQQQQQQQQQYSHPHVNILHQQQAQLQAAQQAQLAAGYGYAPVGVSPSPQASLQHAAALHHHQQQQHQYQSQYGSQDLNVSGASSSSQLDSTVSSMNLSWNSQTASTHQSPYTPHYTAAQIYMRPRGIGIGSSGGSSGSTSSASGRKVPPEVPKRTSSITGPGGAGQHTPSRSLRPNGLCKTAENGSLSSVQSSGSDSSASAERGLAGVSIGPEIGSDRSSSPQWKRKGPGSSQSGSIPMLPAQSPDHMLMSASSTEVAQVVVAGRSLSSTSVTTAGGVTASTGGGVSANATIASIESECLSSHTSAAQYSMEQHDQIVHTPTSYKVSETIRKRQYRVGLNLFNKKPERGITYLIRKGFLENTPQGVARFLISRKGLSRQMIGEYLGNLQNPFNMAVLDCFAGELDLSGMQVDVALRKFQGYFRMPGEAQKIERLMEVFSARYCQCNSDIVSRLRSHDTVFVLAFAIIMLNTDLHTPNLKPERRMRCDDFIKNLRGIDDCHDIDRDMLNGIYERVKANEFKPGSDHVTQVMKVQATIVGKKPNLALPHRRLVCYCRLYEIPDINKKERPGVHQREVFLFNDLLVITKIFSKKKSSVTYTFRNSYTLCGMVVTLLDVPNYQFCIRLSQKVDGKVLVTFNARNEHDRCKFAEDLRESISEMDEMETLRIEAELERQKSARGTRANNSENRDSGVADVEVCAGQYPPGSGTLGALTGVGGVSPNECGLAHTHSEAQLKRSALSNSLLDMHEQFGNEKPQRRGSVGSLDSGMSISFQSTSASTGSRSDIKVRMLPHSNTSGQIIMHAGQHPAALMGAIYHQQIHHHQQHQQSQQASQHHHHLHPAVAPSTGVIVSVGPSVSSQQAAAAPPATTNLHHPHTAGPGPMMSQHPHQHPHPHQLLNNGNITGAAVTTTTIIPSNSSSNSNSSGAIRRERKPSRTEDAATVAALTASAGVSSGTSAPGAPPSGAGAPSTGGNYGRSTEV